A portion of the Nitrospira sp. genome contains these proteins:
- the mreC gene encoding rod shape-determining protein MreC, producing MWMATLRAPYNARRFALGGFALLLLVLFLFPSQSQGVLQYLDGPVGQVVRIPLEVVVSIDQGISGVWHRYIALQGVQTENEQLRQDIEWLKGQNTQLREAAAATERLTALLHFKEQALPTLVAAQVIGRDATSWYRSVILNKGESDGIKPDMGVITPAGVVGRVVKTNSATSVVLLVTDPNNAIAGLIQRTRDEGIVEGTQQGLAKLKYIPMLSSVRSGDRVITSGLVGGFPRGLALGTISRIDKEEGALFQSAELTPEVDVGRLEEVLVIQAPYGVSVQRQGNDRNAPVGKP from the coding sequence ATGTGGATGGCCACATTGCGTGCCCCCTATAATGCTCGACGTTTTGCGCTAGGAGGCTTCGCCCTGCTGCTCCTGGTGCTGTTCCTCTTCCCCTCACAAAGCCAGGGTGTGCTCCAATACCTCGACGGTCCCGTCGGGCAGGTCGTCCGTATTCCGCTAGAAGTGGTGGTATCGATTGATCAGGGCATTTCAGGGGTTTGGCACCGCTATATCGCTCTTCAGGGCGTTCAGACAGAAAATGAACAGCTGCGACAGGATATCGAGTGGTTGAAGGGACAGAACACCCAGTTGCGGGAGGCCGCAGCGGCGACGGAGCGATTGACGGCGCTCCTGCACTTCAAGGAACAAGCGTTGCCCACCTTGGTCGCCGCGCAAGTGATCGGGAGAGACGCAACGAGTTGGTATCGCTCGGTGATTCTCAATAAGGGCGAAAGCGACGGGATCAAACCCGATATGGGGGTGATCACTCCCGCTGGCGTCGTCGGGCGGGTCGTGAAGACGAACAGCGCGACATCGGTCGTATTGCTGGTGACGGATCCCAACAACGCCATCGCCGGGTTGATTCAGCGGACGCGGGATGAGGGCATCGTCGAGGGAACCCAACAGGGCCTGGCCAAGCTCAAGTATATCCCGATGCTTTCAAGCGTTCGAAGCGGCGATCGTGTGATCACTTCGGGCCTTGTCGGCGGTTTCCCAAGAGGTCTCGCTCTCGGCACCATCAGTAGGATCGACAAGGAGGAAGGCGCTCTGTTTCAGTCGGCCGAGCTGACCCCGGAAGTGGATGTCGGCAGGCTCGAAGAAGTGCTGGTGATCCAAGCTCCGTACGGCGTATCGGTGCAAAGGCAAGGGAATGACAGGAATGCCCCGGTAGGCAAGCCGTGA
- a CDS encoding rod shape-determining protein produces MGLASDIFGWFSNDLAIDLGTATTLVYVHGKGIVLNEPSVVAVEKKTEKVLAVGADAKKMLGRTPGNIVAVRPMKEGVIADFEMAEQMLKRFIQKAHNRSAFVRPRIIIGVPSRITQVEQRAVRDSAELAGAREVYLIEEPVAAAIGAGLPITEPSGNMVVDIGGGTTDIAVISLGGIVYSESVKVAGDRMDDAIMNYIKKKYNLLIGEHMAERIKFEIGSAYPFEERKTMMIKGRDLISGIPRTLVVDDAEIREALQEPIGTIVNAIKVALENTPPELAGDIIDRGIVLTGGGSLLKGMDTRFREETNLPIITVDDPLTSVVLGVGKILDELDLLAKVAVMSQANTFR; encoded by the coding sequence GTGGGTCTTGCGAGCGACATATTCGGATGGTTCTCGAACGATCTGGCGATCGACCTCGGGACGGCGACGACCCTCGTCTACGTGCACGGCAAGGGCATCGTGTTGAACGAGCCGTCGGTCGTGGCCGTCGAGAAGAAGACGGAGAAAGTGCTGGCGGTCGGCGCTGATGCCAAGAAGATGCTCGGTCGGACGCCAGGGAATATCGTGGCGGTGCGCCCCATGAAGGAAGGTGTGATCGCCGATTTCGAAATGGCGGAGCAGATGCTGAAGCGGTTCATCCAAAAGGCGCACAACCGCAGCGCCTTTGTTCGCCCCCGTATCATTATCGGGGTACCGTCGAGAATCACCCAAGTGGAGCAACGCGCGGTGCGGGATTCGGCAGAATTGGCCGGTGCACGGGAGGTTTACCTGATCGAAGAGCCGGTCGCGGCTGCGATTGGAGCGGGACTTCCGATCACGGAGCCGTCGGGGAATATGGTTGTCGACATCGGCGGCGGCACGACGGACATCGCGGTCATCTCATTGGGCGGAATCGTCTATAGTGAGTCGGTCAAAGTCGCCGGCGATCGCATGGATGATGCGATCATGAACTACATCAAGAAGAAGTATAATCTCCTGATCGGCGAACATATGGCGGAACGGATCAAGTTCGAGATCGGATCCGCTTATCCGTTTGAAGAACGCAAGACCATGATGATTAAGGGGCGTGATCTGATCTCCGGTATTCCGCGCACATTGGTCGTGGACGATGCCGAAATCAGGGAAGCCCTGCAGGAACCAATCGGAACGATCGTCAATGCGATCAAAGTCGCTTTGGAGAACACCCCGCCGGAACTGGCCGGTGATATCATCGATCGCGGCATCGTGCTGACCGGGGGCGGCTCCTTGCTGAAGGGCATGGATACGCGATTCCGGGAAGAAACGAATTTGCCGATCATTACCGTGGACGACCCCCTCACCTCCGTCGTGTTGGGGGTGGGGAAGATCCTCGATGAGCTTGATCTGCTGGCAAAAGTTGCGGTCATGTCCCAGGCGAATACCTTCCGATAA
- a CDS encoding SurA N-terminal domain-containing protein produces the protein MIKLMREASHNHPWLLKSIMGILAIAFVITMGWWGFGEQRGSVVAAVGDLTVSHDEFRRAYENSYRFYKDKLPGEFKDETIKQVVVEQLIDNRVWLVAAKNMGLTVSDADLRDAIMQIPEFQKNGVFDPDLYQRLLAANHLTPSLFEAVEAKELLGNRARMMISEAVTLTPAELAEAQALTIRQPESDPAKAAAAKDRAVQDVLFQKQQRALAAYTQSLKATIPITIHRELL, from the coding sequence ATGATCAAGTTGATGAGAGAGGCCTCCCACAACCATCCGTGGTTGCTCAAGTCAATCATGGGAATTCTGGCCATCGCCTTTGTGATCACGATGGGGTGGTGGGGGTTCGGAGAACAGCGAGGCTCGGTCGTGGCGGCGGTCGGAGATCTCACGGTATCCCATGACGAGTTCAGGCGAGCCTATGAGAATTCGTACCGATTTTACAAGGACAAGCTGCCAGGTGAGTTCAAAGACGAGACCATTAAGCAGGTTGTGGTTGAGCAACTGATCGACAATCGAGTCTGGCTCGTGGCGGCTAAGAACATGGGGTTGACTGTGAGCGACGCGGATCTGCGTGACGCGATCATGCAGATTCCGGAGTTTCAGAAGAACGGGGTCTTCGACCCTGACCTCTATCAACGCCTTCTGGCAGCCAATCACCTGACGCCTTCGCTTTTCGAGGCCGTCGAAGCTAAGGAACTCCTCGGCAATCGGGCGAGAATGATGATCAGCGAAGCGGTCACCCTCACACCCGCCGAGCTGGCCGAAGCGCAGGCGCTCACGATCAGGCAACCCGAGTCCGACCCCGCCAAGGCGGCGGCGGCAAAGGATCGCGCCGTTCAGGACGTGTTGTTTCAAAAGCAGCAGCGCGCGCTGGCGGCGTACACGCAATCCTTGAAGGCCACCATCCCCATTACGATTCATCGCGAACTGCTATAA
- the queA gene encoding tRNA preQ1(34) S-adenosylmethionine ribosyltransferase-isomerase QueA has translation MQISEFDFPFDPTLVASEPILPRDQARLLVLPPSHHSPQSMMHRRIADLPQLLAPGDVIVVNDTKVMPVRLSGRKQPTGKAVDILFVREVAERLWEVLIKGRLRPGQRIDLGSDGGVVVQSRDNVRTVVRVDCPMSPREFFERRGVMPLPPYINRQPDDMDREWYQTVFAQEEGAIAAPTAGLHFTRELLARLNQAGVGVARITLHISIGTFKPVTADHVEDHRMGSEWFEVGPETVQAIEHAKERGGRVVAVGTTVVRALETAASRQGRLRPDRGETSLFITPGFSFRVVDALMTNFHLPKTTLLMLVSAFAGTSLLRQAYEEAVRERYRFYSYGDAMLILKP, from the coding sequence ATGCAGATATCAGAGTTCGATTTTCCTTTTGATCCAACGCTCGTTGCGTCCGAACCCATCCTTCCGCGGGATCAGGCTAGGCTATTGGTCTTGCCTCCGAGCCATCATTCGCCTCAGTCGATGATGCACCGCCGAATCGCGGATCTCCCTCAACTCCTGGCTCCCGGTGATGTGATCGTCGTCAATGACACCAAAGTGATGCCGGTTCGTCTTTCCGGCCGAAAGCAGCCGACCGGGAAAGCCGTCGACATCCTGTTCGTCCGGGAAGTTGCGGAGCGTCTATGGGAGGTCTTGATCAAAGGCCGGCTTCGGCCTGGTCAGAGAATCGACTTGGGGTCCGACGGCGGCGTTGTGGTTCAATCGCGGGACAACGTTCGGACCGTGGTCCGTGTCGATTGCCCGATGTCGCCGCGCGAATTCTTCGAACGCCGGGGCGTGATGCCGCTCCCACCGTACATCAATCGGCAACCCGACGACATGGATCGCGAGTGGTATCAAACCGTGTTCGCCCAGGAGGAAGGAGCGATTGCGGCACCGACTGCCGGGCTTCACTTTACGCGGGAGCTGTTGGCCCGACTCAATCAGGCGGGGGTGGGAGTCGCGAGGATTACACTGCACATCAGCATCGGGACGTTCAAGCCCGTCACGGCCGACCATGTCGAGGACCATCGGATGGGTTCCGAATGGTTCGAGGTCGGACCGGAGACGGTCCAGGCCATCGAACATGCCAAGGAGAGAGGCGGAAGGGTCGTGGCGGTGGGCACGACCGTCGTGCGCGCGTTGGAAACGGCGGCCTCTCGGCAAGGCCGATTGCGTCCTGATCGCGGAGAAACAAGCCTCTTCATCACCCCCGGATTTTCCTTTCGAGTCGTTGATGCTCTAATGACCAACTTCCATCTCCCCAAGACAACGCTGCTCATGTTGGTGTCGGCCTTTGCCGGGACCTCATTGCTGCGCCAAGCCTATGAGGAGGCCGTCCGAGAGCGATACCGGTTCTACAGCTACGGAGATGCCATGCTGATACTGAAACCTTGA
- a CDS encoding SpoIID/LytB domain-containing protein, with amino-acid sequence MIPIRRWTVAIVLGIALTLDTTSLQAAQSLRVLLATDVVKLDVQSSSPVWVSDSTRRGRAVRPVIRIVPSGKGLVVNGVRMMREQLTLQGEQGLTLTFVTSDGAAGTTERGVIKTATIQRVTVPVSGLVHVIRRGGGALVINQVDLEEYVKGVVPAEVNSSWHPEMLKAQAVAARTYALYQQMLSASRDYDVVASVQDQVYRGKQGIDGAVVKAVEETRGLVLTYQGAPIYAAFSSTAAGLTEDAVNVWSKDYPYLKGVECPFDLASPYYQWTASFRRELLEQNLRQQGFPIGTITALTPSSFSRGGRVATLRVVHTEGELILRGEELRKAVGYMVVPSTQFTVESVESEIVLSGYGAGHAVGMCQWGAKELAELGYPFSTILSYYYPDTQLQDMALTKAPILPSS; translated from the coding sequence TTGATCCCGATACGCCGATGGACTGTGGCGATCGTGCTCGGGATCGCGCTGACCCTCGATACGACGTCGCTGCAGGCCGCGCAATCCTTGCGCGTCCTCCTTGCGACCGATGTGGTAAAGCTCGACGTCCAGTCGAGTAGCCCCGTCTGGGTGTCCGATTCCACTCGCCGCGGGAGGGCAGTCCGGCCGGTCATTCGAATCGTACCGTCCGGAAAGGGGCTTGTCGTCAATGGCGTCCGGATGATGCGCGAGCAATTGACCTTGCAAGGGGAGCAGGGGTTGACCCTCACCTTTGTCACATCGGACGGAGCTGCGGGCACGACGGAGCGGGGGGTGATCAAGACGGCGACGATCCAGCGTGTCACGGTTCCAGTGAGCGGCCTTGTGCACGTCATTCGACGAGGCGGGGGCGCCTTGGTGATCAATCAGGTCGATTTGGAGGAATATGTCAAAGGTGTCGTTCCGGCGGAGGTGAACTCGTCCTGGCATCCGGAAATGCTCAAGGCGCAGGCGGTGGCGGCCAGGACCTACGCACTGTACCAGCAGATGCTTAGTGCGAGCCGTGACTACGATGTCGTGGCAAGCGTGCAGGACCAGGTCTATCGTGGGAAGCAGGGTATCGATGGGGCGGTAGTGAAGGCAGTCGAAGAGACGAGAGGGTTGGTACTCACGTACCAGGGGGCGCCGATTTACGCGGCTTTTTCCTCAACGGCTGCCGGCCTGACCGAAGATGCGGTCAATGTTTGGTCCAAGGACTATCCCTATCTCAAGGGAGTCGAATGTCCCTTTGACCTGGCCTCTCCCTATTACCAATGGACGGCTTCGTTTCGGAGAGAACTGCTCGAGCAGAATCTTCGCCAACAGGGATTCCCGATCGGGACCATCACCGCGCTGACTCCGTCGTCGTTCAGCCGGGGTGGACGGGTCGCCACCTTGCGTGTCGTCCATACGGAAGGGGAACTCATATTACGGGGCGAAGAGTTGCGCAAGGCCGTCGGGTACATGGTGGTCCCGAGCACGCAATTTACGGTCGAGTCCGTGGAGTCGGAGATCGTCCTGTCCGGCTATGGAGCAGGTCATGCGGTCGGGATGTGTCAATGGGGCGCCAAAGAGTTGGCCGAGTTGGGCTATCCCTTCTCCACCATCCTGAGCTATTACTATCCCGATACGCAATTGCAGGACATGGCGTTGACGAAAGCGCCGATTCTTCCCTCCTCCTGA
- a CDS encoding DUF2905 domain-containing protein — translation MAEWANLGKVLLGAGALIALTGVLLLLSDRVPGLGSVLGLFGRLPGDISFKRDNFSLYIPLGTSLVLSILLSLVFYFLSWMLRR, via the coding sequence ATGGCCGAATGGGCAAACCTCGGGAAAGTGCTGCTTGGGGCCGGCGCGCTCATCGCGTTGACGGGGGTGCTCTTGCTGCTCTCCGACCGCGTGCCCGGCCTCGGCAGCGTTCTTGGCCTGTTCGGACGCCTGCCGGGGGATATCTCCTTCAAGCGAGACAATTTCAGTCTCTATATCCCGCTCGGCACCAGCCTTGTGCTCAGTATCCTCCTAAGTTTGGTATTCTATTTCCTGTCATGGATGCTTCGCCGTTGA
- a CDS encoding aspartate-semialdehyde dehydrogenase, producing MKKKSKYILGILGATGAVGKETLEILEERKLPLESLRLFASKRSAGEVLSCQGREWKVEELTPDTSFAGMDIALISATDAISREYGARLSGAGVLVIDDSGVFRMEDDVPLVVPEVNRHALRSMPRRIVSIPNCTTTPLVMALKPLQEAAGIKRVVVTTFQSVSGTGAAAMDELMEQTRNLMAFRETKAAVYPYQIAFNLLPHIGSFNESGDCSEEIKIMRETRKILDAPALRLTATTVRVPVLRCHSEAVNVELERPLKPHDARAALAEMPGVLVYDDPSRKLYPMPLDATGKDDVFIGRIREDESTANGLNLWVVSDNLRKGAALNAVQIVECLMEL from the coding sequence GTGAAGAAGAAATCGAAGTACATCCTGGGCATTCTCGGTGCGACGGGGGCTGTGGGAAAGGAAACGCTGGAGATTCTGGAGGAACGAAAGCTCCCGCTGGAATCCTTACGGCTGTTTGCGTCCAAGCGATCGGCCGGCGAGGTCTTGTCGTGCCAAGGGCGAGAATGGAAAGTGGAGGAACTGACTCCGGATACCTCTTTCGCCGGCATGGATATCGCCCTGATTTCCGCGACGGATGCCATCAGCCGCGAGTACGGTGCCCGGTTAAGCGGGGCCGGCGTTCTGGTTATCGACGACAGCGGAGTGTTTCGCATGGAAGACGATGTCCCGCTCGTGGTGCCGGAAGTGAATCGGCACGCGTTGCGGTCGATGCCGCGCCGAATCGTGTCGATCCCGAACTGTACGACCACCCCGTTGGTCATGGCGTTGAAGCCGCTGCAGGAGGCGGCCGGAATCAAACGGGTCGTGGTCACGACATTTCAGTCCGTTTCTGGGACGGGGGCTGCGGCAATGGATGAACTGATGGAGCAGACCAGAAACCTCATGGCTTTTCGTGAGACCAAGGCAGCGGTGTATCCCTATCAGATCGCCTTCAATTTGTTGCCGCATATCGGATCATTCAACGAGAGTGGTGACTGTTCCGAGGAGATCAAGATCATGCGGGAGACGAGGAAAATCCTGGATGCTCCCGCGCTCCGTCTCACGGCCACGACTGTGCGCGTGCCGGTGCTGCGATGCCATTCAGAGGCCGTCAATGTGGAGCTGGAACGTCCGCTCAAGCCCCACGACGCGAGGGCCGCGTTGGCGGAAATGCCCGGGGTGCTGGTGTATGATGATCCATCTAGAAAGCTCTATCCGATGCCGCTGGATGCCACCGGAAAAGACGATGTATTCATCGGTCGGATCAGGGAAGACGAGTCGACCGCCAATGGGTTGAATCTCTGGGTGGTCTCCGACAACCTACGGAAGGGGGCCGCTCTCAATGCCGTGCAGATTGTCGAGTGTTTGATGGAACTCTGA
- the leuB gene encoding 3-isopropylmalate dehydrogenase produces MKAKITVLAGDGVGREIVPEAVKVLKVIAEKFGHTFEFVYGDVGGQAIDKVGVPLPQNTLTMAKQSDAVLLGAVGGPKWEGLEYSLRPERALLGLREQLGLFANLRPAKLYDVLADASTLRKDVIQGIDILVIRELTGGIYFGKPKGIEVLPHGGERGVNTEVYTTEEIRRIAKVAFEAARRRRKKVTSVDKANVLESSELWRRVVIEVQKDFPDVELNHIYVDNAAMQLVRNPRQFDVMLCNNMFGDILSDEAAMLTGSIGMLPSASIGAQVGLFEPIHGSAPDIAGKNVANPIATIASAAMLLSYAFKLDQEAQAIEGAIVKTLDLGYRTKDIHGAGARLVGTTDMGEAIVRNLK; encoded by the coding sequence GTGAAAGCCAAGATTACGGTGCTTGCCGGTGACGGTGTCGGTCGAGAGATTGTTCCGGAAGCGGTCAAAGTGCTGAAGGTCATCGCGGAAAAATTCGGCCATACGTTCGAATTCGTCTATGGCGATGTGGGAGGGCAGGCGATCGACAAGGTCGGAGTGCCGCTGCCGCAGAACACCTTGACCATGGCCAAACAGAGCGATGCCGTTCTGTTGGGTGCCGTGGGAGGCCCCAAATGGGAAGGGCTCGAATACAGCCTACGCCCTGAACGCGCGCTGCTCGGGCTTCGCGAGCAGCTCGGACTCTTTGCTAACCTTCGACCGGCCAAACTGTATGACGTTCTGGCCGATGCGTCGACCCTTAGGAAGGATGTGATCCAGGGAATCGATATCTTGGTGATCCGCGAGTTGACCGGCGGGATCTACTTCGGCAAACCGAAAGGGATAGAGGTGCTGCCCCACGGCGGCGAACGCGGGGTGAATACGGAAGTCTATACGACGGAAGAGATTCGTCGCATTGCGAAGGTGGCGTTCGAGGCGGCTCGCAGACGGCGCAAGAAGGTCACCTCCGTGGACAAGGCCAACGTCTTGGAGTCTTCAGAACTCTGGCGACGAGTGGTAATCGAGGTGCAGAAAGACTTTCCCGACGTGGAGCTCAATCACATCTATGTCGACAACGCCGCGATGCAGCTGGTTCGAAATCCGAGACAGTTCGACGTGATGCTCTGCAACAACATGTTCGGAGACATTCTCAGCGACGAAGCGGCCATGCTGACCGGATCCATCGGCATGTTGCCGTCGGCGAGCATTGGAGCGCAGGTCGGCCTGTTCGAGCCCATTCACGGTAGTGCTCCCGACATTGCCGGGAAGAACGTCGCCAATCCCATCGCGACCATCGCGTCGGCGGCCATGCTGCTCTCGTATGCGTTCAAGCTGGATCAGGAGGCTCAGGCGATCGAAGGTGCCATCGTGAAGACGTTGGATCTCGGTTATCGCACGAAGGACATTCACGGCGCCGGTGCTCGGTTGGTCGGAACGACCGACATGGGCGAGGCCATCGTTCGAAATCTCAAATAA
- a CDS encoding cupin domain-containing protein has product MLKVTLSERPEFLAGDHTRLREIIHPDKHHLKLGYSLAYGTLGPGHRSKRHILKSSEVYYFIAGRGRFLLDNQEIPVEEGTTLYVPPGGEQSLENTGDQEIEFLCLVDPAWKVEDEQVLE; this is encoded by the coding sequence GTGCTGAAGGTCACGCTTTCGGAGCGTCCGGAATTCCTGGCCGGAGACCATACCCGTCTTCGTGAAATCATCCACCCCGATAAGCATCATCTGAAACTGGGTTACAGCCTCGCGTATGGGACCCTGGGGCCCGGCCATCGCTCCAAGCGGCATATCCTGAAATCATCGGAGGTGTACTACTTTATTGCAGGCAGAGGGCGTTTTCTGCTCGATAACCAAGAAATTCCGGTCGAAGAGGGGACGACACTCTATGTCCCGCCTGGCGGCGAGCAGTCGCTGGAGAACACGGGAGATCAAGAGATCGAATTTCTCTGCCTGGTTGACCCGGCTTGGAAGGTGGAAGACGAGCAGGTTTTGGAGTAA
- a CDS encoding 2-isopropylmalate synthase: MTRMIRIFDTTLRDGEQSPGASMNVEEKVMVAKQLARLGVDIIEAGFAYSSPGDFEAVHRIAQEVEGPTICSLARARPEDIERAWEALKGASKVRIHTFLSASDIHLKHQFRMTREEAKQRAVAMVQLARSYVEDVEFSPMDASRSDPSYLYEVIEAVIAAGAGTINIPDTVGYAMPQEFGKLIRGIRETVPNSSRAVISVHCHNDLGLAVANSLAAVMEGAGQVECTINGIGERAGNTSLEEVVMGLRTRKDWYQADTRIRTEEISKTSRLVSKTTGMVVQPNKAIVGANAFAHTSGIHQDGLLKDKMTYEIMRPESVGLVESKMVMGKLSGRHAFRQRIEELGYKLTDDEINHAFERFKKLADQKKEIYEEDLEVIVSEELAKMADRITLKSFYVESGTNQVPTATVELEIDGNAVTRTGTGDGPVDAVYRTIAAITSTRSRLLMYVVKAITGGTDAQGEVSVRVQEDGRTVSGHGADTDIITASARAYLSALNKLAYLSAKQVQGEQKVNLI; this comes from the coding sequence ATGACCCGTATGATCAGGATTTTTGATACAACTTTACGCGATGGAGAGCAATCTCCCGGGGCCAGCATGAACGTCGAAGAAAAGGTCATGGTGGCGAAGCAGCTGGCGCGCCTAGGTGTCGACATCATAGAAGCGGGGTTCGCCTACAGTTCACCAGGAGATTTCGAAGCCGTGCATCGGATCGCTCAGGAGGTGGAAGGTCCGACGATCTGCAGCCTGGCCCGGGCGCGTCCGGAGGACATCGAGCGGGCTTGGGAGGCCTTGAAGGGTGCCTCCAAGGTCCGCATCCATACGTTTCTCTCGGCTTCGGATATTCATTTGAAGCATCAGTTCAGAATGACGCGTGAGGAGGCGAAGCAGCGGGCGGTGGCGATGGTCCAATTGGCAAGGAGCTATGTCGAGGATGTCGAATTCTCTCCGATGGATGCCAGCCGCTCGGATCCCTCCTACCTCTATGAGGTCATTGAGGCCGTCATCGCCGCAGGCGCCGGCACGATCAACATACCCGACACCGTGGGGTACGCGATGCCGCAGGAGTTCGGCAAGCTGATCCGCGGAATCCGTGAGACCGTGCCCAACAGCAGCCGGGCCGTGATTTCGGTGCATTGCCATAACGATCTCGGATTGGCGGTGGCCAATAGCCTGGCGGCCGTTATGGAGGGGGCCGGTCAGGTGGAGTGTACGATCAACGGCATCGGTGAGCGTGCCGGAAATACTTCATTGGAAGAAGTCGTCATGGGATTGCGCACGAGAAAAGACTGGTATCAGGCGGATACGCGGATCCGCACGGAGGAGATTTCAAAGACCAGCCGGCTGGTCAGCAAGACCACCGGCATGGTCGTGCAACCCAACAAGGCCATCGTCGGCGCGAATGCCTTCGCACACACATCGGGTATCCATCAAGATGGCCTGCTGAAGGACAAGATGACCTATGAAATCATGAGACCGGAATCGGTCGGCTTGGTCGAAAGCAAGATGGTGATGGGTAAACTGTCGGGGCGTCATGCGTTTCGTCAGCGGATCGAGGAGCTGGGATACAAGCTGACGGATGACGAGATCAACCACGCCTTCGAGCGGTTCAAGAAGCTGGCCGATCAGAAAAAGGAGATCTATGAAGAGGATCTCGAAGTCATCGTCTCGGAAGAATTGGCCAAGATGGCCGATCGGATCACTCTGAAGTCGTTCTATGTCGAAAGTGGAACCAATCAGGTGCCTACCGCGACGGTCGAATTGGAGATCGACGGGAACGCGGTCACCCGGACCGGCACAGGCGACGGGCCGGTCGACGCGGTCTATCGGACCATTGCCGCCATCACGTCGACCAGGAGTAGGTTGTTGATGTATGTGGTCAAAGCCATTACGGGCGGGACCGATGCTCAGGGGGAAGTGTCCGTGCGTGTGCAGGAAGACGGCCGAACCGTATCAGGGCACGGGGCGGACACCGACATCATTACCGCCTCCGCCCGTGCGTACTTGAGTGCATTGAATAAGCTTGCCTATCTGTCGGCCAAACAGGTGCAGGGTGAGCAGAAAGTGAACTTGATTTGA
- the pssA gene encoding CDP-diacylglycerol--serine O-phosphatidyltransferase has product MKTTALRQSFAKGGKRHKAAMHLIPNLFTTGNLFCGVFAILSVFNANYLAAAIAILVAMVFDVLDGKSARLTNSTSHFGLEYDSLSDVVSFGVAPGLLIYSWALSGQGTFGIAVMFAYVAMGAVRLARFNATATVSDGKYFTGLAIPAAAGVVASLVIFDHHVVRTGSEIKPILMLIITLILSFLMVSTIKYRSFKDLKFRGGRHITYLVWGILTVVLVAAWPQVMLFVIFTGYALLGPIERVITLVARTGKQIQPKKEQPATDSKI; this is encoded by the coding sequence ATGAAGACCACTGCGTTGCGCCAGTCGTTTGCGAAGGGCGGGAAGCGCCATAAGGCGGCGATGCATTTGATCCCGAACCTGTTCACGACAGGAAACTTGTTCTGCGGCGTGTTCGCCATCCTGTCGGTTTTTAACGCGAATTACCTTGCCGCCGCGATCGCAATTTTGGTGGCCATGGTGTTCGACGTCCTTGACGGCAAATCCGCGCGGTTGACGAACAGCACCAGCCACTTCGGCCTCGAGTATGACTCGCTTTCCGACGTGGTCTCGTTCGGCGTTGCCCCAGGGCTGCTCATCTATTCATGGGCGCTCAGTGGGCAGGGTACATTCGGTATCGCAGTCATGTTCGCCTACGTGGCCATGGGCGCCGTTCGTCTCGCACGATTCAACGCGACGGCTACCGTGTCGGACGGCAAGTACTTCACCGGGCTGGCCATACCGGCCGCCGCTGGCGTCGTTGCCTCTCTGGTGATTTTTGATCACCACGTCGTCCGAACCGGATCGGAAATCAAGCCGATTCTGATGCTGATTATTACCCTAATCTTGTCCTTCCTGATGGTCAGTACGATAAAGTATCGGAGTTTCAAGGACTTGAAGTTCCGAGGCGGTCGCCATATCACCTATCTGGTCTGGGGTATTTTGACCGTGGTCCTGGTAGCGGCCTGGCCTCAGGTTATGCTATTTGTAATCTTCACCGGCTATGCCTTGCTTGGTCCCATCGAACGGGTGATCACGTTGGTCGCGAGGACTGGGAAGCAGATACAGCCGAAAAAGGAACAGCCGGCAACTGACTCGAAAATATAA